The following proteins are encoded in a genomic region of Tenacibaculum sp. 190524A05c:
- a CDS encoding acyl-CoA dehydrogenase family protein: protein MYFTEEHDSFRKSFRDFLQKEVVPHIEKWEETGTIDRFIWEKFGEMGYFGLHQPEEYGGLDLDLFYTVIFLEELQRINSGGFAAAMWAHAYLAMTHLKKEGDDRIKREYLAPSIEGKKIGCLCITEPFGGSDVAGMRTTAVKDGDNYVINGSKTFITNGVYSDYLIVAAKTNPEDKHKGMSIFLVDRDTKGVSSTKLNKLGWRASDTGEIAFDNVVIPKENLMGEEGMGFPYIMQHFALERLIMGVNAHARAEYAVEYAIQYMDEREAFGRKINKFQALRHSVAEMASKVDMCKEYNYSITKRLNDGIYVVKEASMSKLLSTKIADEVIYDALQLLGGYGYMEDYPLARMFRDSRLGPIGGGTSEILKEIIAKMVIDKKEYKPAT from the coding sequence ATGTATTTTACTGAAGAGCATGATTCATTTCGTAAAAGTTTTAGAGACTTTTTACAGAAAGAAGTAGTTCCACATATTGAAAAGTGGGAAGAAACTGGAACAATTGATCGTTTCATCTGGGAGAAATTCGGAGAGATGGGGTATTTCGGTTTACATCAACCTGAAGAATATGGTGGACTAGATCTTGATTTATTTTATACAGTTATATTTCTAGAAGAGTTACAAAGAATAAACTCTGGAGGTTTTGCAGCAGCTATGTGGGCACATGCTTACTTAGCGATGACGCATTTAAAGAAAGAAGGTGACGACAGAATTAAAAGAGAGTATTTAGCTCCTAGTATTGAAGGTAAGAAAATCGGTTGTCTTTGTATTACAGAACCATTTGGAGGAAGTGATGTTGCTGGTATGAGAACTACAGCAGTTAAAGATGGAGATAATTATGTAATTAATGGTTCTAAAACATTTATTACAAATGGAGTGTATTCAGATTACTTAATTGTTGCGGCTAAGACAAATCCAGAAGACAAACATAAGGGAATGAGTATATTTTTAGTTGATAGAGATACGAAAGGTGTTTCATCTACTAAATTGAATAAATTAGGATGGAGAGCGTCAGATACTGGAGAGATTGCATTTGATAATGTAGTTATTCCTAAGGAAAATCTGATGGGTGAAGAAGGAATGGGGTTCCCATACATTATGCAACACTTTGCTTTAGAGCGATTAATTATGGGTGTGAATGCTCATGCTAGAGCTGAATATGCTGTGGAATATGCAATTCAATATATGGATGAGCGCGAAGCTTTCGGTAGAAAGATTAATAAATTCCAAGCTTTACGTCATAGTGTAGCAGAGATGGCTTCTAAAGTTGATATGTGTAAGGAGTATAACTACTCAATTACAAAGCGACTAAATGATGGAATCTATGTTGTGAAAGAAGCTAGTATGAGTAAATTACTTTCTACTAAAATTGCAGATGAAGTTATTTATGACGCATTACAACTTTTAGGAGGATATGGTTACATGGAAGATTATCCGTTAGCAAGAATGTTTAGAGATAGTAGATTAGGACCTATTGGCGGTGGTACTTCTGAAATCTTAAAAGAGATTATTGCTAAAATGGTAATCGATAAAAAAGAATATAAACCAGCAACATAA
- the rpsU gene encoding 30S ribosomal protein S21 has product MLIIPVKEGENIDRALKRYKRKFDRTKTMRMLRARKQFTKPSVAKRAQKIKASYIQRLRTQEEVG; this is encoded by the coding sequence ATGTTAATTATTCCAGTAAAAGAAGGTGAGAATATCGATAGAGCTTTAAAACGTTATAAGCGTAAATTCGACCGTACTAAGACGATGAGAATGTTACGTGCTCGTAAGCAGTTCACGAAACCATCTGTAGCGAAAAGAGCTCAGAAGATTAAAGCATCTTACATCCAAAGATTAAGAACACAAGAAGAAGTAGGATAG
- a CDS encoding alpha-amylase has product MKTFQKLLIIILFVHYSCSDDMGIQDENQQLESNLKENVNVASRSSLKPIGTGVMMQAFYWDVPAGGTWWQVIEGKVQDWSNAGIDAIWLPPVSKAQNGAFSMGYDPFDYYDFGQYNQMGSTETRFGSKSELESLINEAHSARLSVIADIVINHNSGGDLEPNPYTGTPYYTDFNPLSGKFYRSNADFHPNATCNSDSGVFGGFPDLSHCQPYVQDWLWKRSNSVAKYYKNVMGFDGWRFDYVKGFEPWVVREWNNSVGGFSVGEYWDGNAGTLDWWSGEAQSSAFDFACYYRMRDAFMGNNLNRLNDDMLWKRNSTKAVTFVANHDTDEIINNKLLAYAYILTHEGYPTIFYRDYEEWLDKGRMNNLIWIHNNLAGGSTNVLYTDNDEYVAKRNGYNNAGLVVYINNSNSWKERWIETNWSNTRIKDYTGNSNWEPVTQGGRWVKIQVPPKSYSVWAPK; this is encoded by the coding sequence ATGAAAACCTTTCAAAAATTATTAATTATCATTTTGTTTGTCCATTATTCTTGTTCGGATGATATGGGTATTCAAGATGAAAATCAACAATTAGAATCTAATTTAAAAGAGAATGTAAATGTTGCTTCAAGATCATCCTTGAAACCAATAGGTACAGGTGTGATGATGCAAGCATTTTATTGGGATGTTCCAGCAGGAGGAACATGGTGGCAAGTCATAGAAGGTAAAGTTCAAGATTGGAGCAATGCTGGTATTGATGCAATTTGGTTACCTCCAGTTTCTAAAGCTCAGAATGGAGCGTTCTCTATGGGATATGATCCTTTTGATTATTACGATTTTGGTCAATATAACCAAATGGGAAGTACAGAAACTCGTTTTGGTTCAAAATCAGAATTGGAGAGTTTAATTAATGAAGCACATAGTGCAAGACTAAGTGTAATTGCAGATATTGTAATTAATCATAATAGTGGAGGAGATCTAGAACCAAACCCTTACACAGGAACACCTTACTACACAGATTTTAATCCTCTTTCTGGTAAATTTTATAGAAGTAATGCTGATTTCCATCCAAATGCGACGTGTAATAGTGATTCAGGAGTCTTTGGAGGTTTTCCAGATTTAAGTCATTGTCAACCTTATGTGCAAGATTGGTTATGGAAAAGGTCTAACAGTGTTGCTAAGTATTATAAAAATGTAATGGGATTTGATGGATGGAGATTTGATTATGTAAAGGGATTTGAACCATGGGTAGTTAGAGAGTGGAATAACTCAGTTGGTGGTTTCTCTGTTGGTGAATATTGGGATGGAAATGCAGGAACTCTTGACTGGTGGTCTGGGGAAGCGCAGTCATCTGCTTTTGATTTTGCTTGTTATTATAGAATGAGAGACGCCTTTATGGGGAATAACCTAAATAGGTTAAATGATGATATGCTTTGGAAAAGAAATTCAACTAAAGCAGTAACTTTCGTGGCAAATCACGATACTGATGAAATCATTAATAATAAATTGTTGGCTTATGCCTATATCTTAACACACGAAGGATATCCTACAATATTTTATAGAGATTATGAAGAATGGTTAGATAAAGGTCGTATGAATAATTTGATCTGGATACATAATAATTTAGCAGGTGGTTCCACAAATGTATTATATACGGATAACGATGAGTATGTAGCTAAAAGAAATGGTTATAATAATGCTGGTTTAGTAGTTTACATAAATAATTCAAATTCATGGAAAGAGAGATGGATAGAGACAAATTGGTCTAATACAAGAATTAAGGATTATACAGGTAATTCAAATTGGGAGCCGGTAACACAAGGAGGTAGATGGGTGAAAATTCAAGTGCCACCTAAGAGCTACTCAGTTTGGGCTCCTAAATAA
- a CDS encoding ComEA family DNA-binding protein: MNNFKSHFWYTKSQRNGILFLIAVIIVLQLIYVFVDFSSNDKEEINSTEIAAFEKEIDSLRKIEIEKRKPKIFPFNPNFITDYKGYQLGMSIEEIDRLHKFRKGNKYVNSAKEFQNVTLVSDSLLNKISPHFKFPDWVSKKKTKFSELKSNAKKEMEITTNDINLATQEDFKTINGVGVKLSERIIKYRSKLKGFVFEDQLNEIWGLEDEVVKRILKVFTIQSTPKIDKINVNTATFKEVLSNPYIDYNLCKKIFDYRDEVAELQNISELRNIKDFPQNKYHRIVLYLKAE, from the coding sequence ATGAATAATTTCAAATCCCATTTCTGGTATACTAAAAGCCAAAGAAATGGGATTTTATTTTTAATTGCGGTAATAATTGTACTGCAGTTAATTTATGTTTTTGTTGATTTCTCTTCAAATGATAAAGAAGAGATCAATTCAACAGAAATAGCGGCTTTTGAAAAAGAAATAGATAGTTTAAGAAAAATTGAAATAGAAAAAAGAAAACCCAAGATTTTTCCATTTAATCCAAATTTCATTACAGATTATAAAGGATATCAATTGGGAATGTCAATTGAAGAAATTGATAGACTCCATAAATTTAGGAAGGGAAACAAATATGTAAATTCAGCTAAAGAATTTCAAAACGTCACATTGGTTTCGGATTCCTTATTAAATAAAATATCTCCACATTTCAAGTTCCCAGATTGGGTTTCAAAAAAGAAAACCAAATTCTCTGAATTGAAATCGAATGCAAAAAAGGAAATGGAGATTACAACAAATGATATTAATCTAGCAACTCAAGAAGATTTTAAAACAATTAATGGAGTAGGAGTTAAATTATCTGAAAGAATTATTAAGTATCGTTCTAAATTAAAAGGTTTTGTTTTCGAAGATCAGTTAAATGAAATTTGGGGATTAGAGGATGAAGTTGTTAAAAGAATCTTAAAAGTGTTTACTATTCAGTCAACTCCTAAAATTGATAAAATTAACGTTAACACCGCTACATTCAAGGAAGTTCTCAGTAATCCTTATATAGATTACAATTTATGCAAGAAGATTTTTGATTACAGAGATGAAGTTGCAGAGCTTCAAAATATATCAGAATTAAGAAATATTAAAGATTTCCCTCAAAACAAATACCACAGAATAGTCTTATATTTGAAAGCAGAATAA